A stretch of the Streptomyces venezuelae genome encodes the following:
- a CDS encoding cob(I)yrinic acid a,c-diamide adenosyltransferase → MVNLTRIYTRTGDKGTTALGDMSRTAKTDLRISAYADANEANAAIGTAIALGGLPEAVAKVLVRVQNDLFDVGADLCTPVVENPEYPPLRVEQFYVDKLEADCDRFNEELEKLRSFILPGGTPGAALLHQACTVVRRAERSTWAALEAHGETMNPLTATYLNRLSDLLFILARTANKEVGDVLWVPGGDR, encoded by the coding sequence ATGGTGAACCTCACGCGCATCTACACCCGCACCGGCGACAAGGGCACGACCGCCCTGGGCGACATGAGCCGGACCGCCAAGACCGACCTGCGGATCTCCGCGTACGCCGATGCCAACGAGGCGAACGCGGCCATCGGCACGGCGATTGCGCTCGGCGGGCTGCCGGAAGCGGTGGCCAAGGTCCTGGTCCGGGTGCAGAACGACCTGTTCGACGTCGGCGCGGACCTGTGCACCCCGGTGGTGGAGAACCCCGAATACCCGCCGCTGCGGGTGGAGCAGTTCTACGTGGACAAGCTGGAGGCGGACTGCGACCGCTTCAACGAGGAGCTGGAGAAGCTGCGGAGCTTCATCCTGCCGGGCGGCACCCCGGGCGCGGCCCTGCTGCACCAGGCGTGCACGGTGGTGCGGCGGGCGGAGCGGTCCACCTGGGCGGCGCTGGAGGCCCACGGCGAGACGATGAATCCCCTCACCGCCACCTACCTCAACCGCCTCTCCGACCTCCTGTTCATCCTGGCCCGGACGGCCAACAAGGAGGTCGGAGACGTGCTGTGGGTCCCTGGCGGGGACCGCTAG
- a CDS encoding F0F1 ATP synthase subunit gamma codes for MGAQLRVYKRRIRSVTATKKITKAMEMIAASRIVKAQRQVAASTPYATELTRAVAAVATGSNTKHPLTTEAEAPTRAAVLLITSDRGLAGGYSSNAIKAAERLTERLRGEGKEVDSYIVGRKGVAYFSFRERKIEDSWTGFTDSPSYANAKAVAAPLIEAVSKETAEGGVDELHIVYTEFVSMMTQNPVDSRMLPLSLDKAEDESGAKGEILPLFDFEPSAEDVLDALLPRYVESRIYNALLQSAASEHAARRRAMKSATDNAGELIKTLSRLANAARQAEITQEISEIVGGSAALADATAGSDK; via the coding sequence ATGGGAGCGCAGCTCCGGGTCTACAAGCGTCGCATCCGATCCGTCACCGCGACCAAGAAGATCACCAAGGCGATGGAGATGATCGCCGCCTCGCGCATCGTCAAGGCGCAGCGCCAGGTGGCGGCCTCCACGCCGTACGCGACCGAGCTCACCCGCGCGGTGGCCGCGGTGGCGACCGGATCGAACACCAAGCACCCGCTCACCACCGAGGCCGAGGCGCCGACCCGGGCTGCGGTCCTGCTCATCACGAGCGACCGCGGTCTGGCCGGCGGCTACTCCTCCAACGCCATCAAGGCGGCGGAGCGGCTGACCGAGCGTCTGCGCGGTGAGGGCAAGGAGGTCGACAGCTACATCGTCGGCCGCAAGGGCGTGGCCTACTTCAGCTTCCGCGAGCGCAAGATCGAGGACAGCTGGACCGGCTTCACCGACAGCCCGAGCTACGCGAACGCCAAGGCGGTCGCGGCGCCCCTGATCGAGGCCGTCTCCAAGGAGACGGCCGAGGGCGGCGTCGACGAGCTGCACATCGTCTACACGGAATTCGTGTCGATGATGACGCAGAACCCCGTCGACAGCCGGATGCTGCCGCTCAGCCTCGACAAGGCCGAAGACGAGTCCGGCGCGAAGGGCGAGATCCTTCCGCTGTTCGACTTCGAGCCGTCGGCGGAGGACGTCCTCGACGCCCTGCTGCCGCGCTACGTCGAGAGCCGTATCTACAACGCACTGCTGCAGTCGGCTGCCTCCGAGCACGCCGCCCGCCGGCGCGCGATGAAGTCGGCGACCGACAACGCCGGAGAGCTCATCAAGACGCTCTCCCGGCTTGCCAACGCGGCCCGCCAGGCCGAAATTACCCAGGAAATCAGCGAGATCGTCGGTGGCTCCGCAGCCCTGGCCGACGCGACCGCGGGGAGTGACAAGTAA
- the atpA gene encoding F0F1 ATP synthase subunit alpha — protein MAELTIRPEEIRDALETFVQSYKPDAASREEVGTVSVAGDGIAKVEGLPSAMANELLKFEDGTLGLALNLEEREIGAIVLGEFSGIEEGQPVQRTGEVLSVGVGEGYLGRVVDPLGNPIDGLGEIATEGRRALELQAPGVMVRKSVHEPMQTGYKAVDAMVPIGRGQRQLIIGDRQTGKTALAVDTIINQRDNWRSGDVNKQVRCIYVAIGQKGSTIASVRGALEEAGALEYTTIVAAPASDPAGFKYLAPYTGSAIGQHWMYAGKHVLIIFDDLSKQADAYRAVSLLLRRPPGREAYPGDVFYLHSRLLERCAKLSDDMGAGSMTGLPIVETKANDVSAFIPTNVISITDGQCFLESDLFNAGQRPALNVGISVSRVGGSAQHKAMKQVSGRLRVDLAQYRELEAFAAFGSDLDAASKASLERGKRMVELLKQGQYQPMPVEEQVVSVWAGTTGKMDDVPVEDIRRFESELLEHLRINRKELLTSIVEGGKMSDDTLQSIADAIAGFKKQFETSDGKLLGEDAPVSTSK, from the coding sequence ATGGCGGAGCTCACGATCCGGCCGGAGGAGATCCGGGACGCGCTGGAGACCTTTGTCCAGTCGTACAAGCCGGACGCGGCCTCGCGCGAGGAGGTCGGAACGGTCAGCGTTGCCGGCGACGGCATCGCGAAGGTGGAGGGCCTGCCCTCCGCCATGGCGAACGAGCTGCTGAAGTTCGAGGACGGCACCCTCGGTCTCGCCCTCAACCTCGAGGAGCGCGAGATCGGTGCGATCGTCCTCGGCGAGTTCAGCGGCATCGAAGAGGGCCAGCCGGTGCAGCGCACCGGTGAGGTTCTCTCCGTAGGCGTCGGCGAGGGCTACCTCGGCCGTGTTGTCGACCCGCTCGGCAACCCGATCGACGGTCTCGGCGAGATCGCGACCGAAGGCCGCCGCGCCCTCGAGCTGCAGGCCCCGGGCGTCATGGTCCGCAAGTCGGTGCACGAGCCGATGCAGACCGGCTACAAGGCCGTCGACGCCATGGTGCCGATCGGCCGTGGCCAGCGTCAGCTGATCATTGGTGACCGTCAGACCGGCAAGACCGCTCTGGCCGTCGACACCATCATCAACCAGCGCGACAACTGGCGCTCGGGCGACGTGAACAAGCAGGTCCGCTGCATCTACGTCGCCATCGGTCAGAAGGGCTCCACCATCGCCTCCGTGCGCGGTGCCCTGGAAGAGGCCGGCGCGCTCGAGTACACGACCATCGTCGCCGCCCCGGCGTCCGACCCGGCCGGCTTCAAGTACCTGGCGCCCTACACCGGCTCCGCCATCGGCCAGCACTGGATGTACGCCGGCAAGCACGTCCTGATCATCTTCGACGACCTGTCGAAGCAGGCCGACGCCTACCGCGCCGTGTCGCTGCTGCTGCGCCGTCCGCCGGGCCGTGAGGCCTACCCGGGTGACGTCTTCTACCTGCACTCGCGTCTGCTGGAGCGCTGCGCCAAGCTCTCCGACGACATGGGCGCCGGCTCGATGACCGGTCTGCCGATCGTCGAGACCAAGGCCAACGACGTCTCGGCGTTCATCCCGACCAACGTCATCTCCATCACCGACGGCCAGTGCTTCCTGGAGTCCGACCTGTTCAACGCCGGCCAGCGCCCGGCCCTGAACGTCGGTATCTCGGTCTCCCGCGTCGGTGGCTCCGCCCAGCACAAGGCCATGAAGCAGGTCTCCGGCCGTCTCCGTGTCGACCTGGCCCAGTACCGCGAGCTGGAGGCGTTCGCCGCCTTCGGTTCCGACCTGGACGCCGCGTCGAAGGCCTCGCTGGAGCGCGGCAAGCGCATGGTCGAGCTGCTGAAGCAGGGCCAGTACCAGCCGATGCCGGTCGAGGAGCAGGTCGTCTCCGTCTGGGCCGGTACCACCGGCAAGATGGACGACGTTCCGGTCGAGGACATCCGCCGCTTCGAGTCGGAGCTGCTGGAGCACCTGCGGATCAACCGCAAGGAGCTCCTCACCTCCATCGTCGAGGGCGGCAAGATGTCCGACGACACCCTGCAGTCGATCGCCGACGCGATCGCCGGCTTCAAGAAGCAGTTCGAGACCTCGGACGGCAAGCTGCTGGGCGAAGACGCTCCGGTCTCCACCAGCAAGTGA
- a CDS encoding glycoside hydrolase family 18 chitinase: protein MSTASPPRTRTRFLSRVAATVAAFALPIAGLVVLASPAQAATSATATYTKVSDWGSGFEGKWTIKNTGDTTINSWTVEWDYPSGTRVTSAWDATVTSSGNHWTGKNVGWNGTLAPGASISFGFNGAGSGAPSGCKINGGSCDGGTQPGDNPPSAPGAPAASNITETSLTLNWGAATDDKGIKNYDVYRNGAKVATVTGTSHAETGLTKGTTYSYNVVARDTADQTGASSVHVSFTTPGGPVDPPPPGGPVKLGYFTNWGVYGRNYHVKNLVTSGTASKITHINYAFGNVQNGACTIGDAYADYDKAYTADQSVDGVADTWDQSLRGNFNQLRKLKKQYPHIKVLWSFGGWTWSGGFPQAVANPTAFANSCYNLVEDPRWADVFDGIDLDWEYPNACGLSCDTSGAAAFRNMMQAMRAKFGPNNLVTAAITADASNGGKIDAADYGGAAQYTDFYNVMTYDFFGAWAAQGPTAPHSPLTSYAGIPQAGFNSAEAIAKLKAKGVPGSKLNLGVGFYGRGWTGVTQAAPGGTATGPAPGTYEQGIEDYKVLKNSCPATGTIAGTAYAKCGSNWWSYDTPATIAGKMSWAKQQGLRGAFYWEFSGDTANGELANAVHAGLQ from the coding sequence TTGAGCACAGCATCCCCCCCACGCACCCGCACCCGCTTCCTTTCCAGAGTCGCGGCCACCGTCGCCGCCTTCGCCCTCCCCATCGCCGGCCTCGTCGTCCTTGCCTCCCCCGCCCAGGCCGCCACCTCCGCGACGGCGACCTACACCAAAGTCTCCGACTGGGGCAGCGGTTTCGAGGGCAAGTGGACGATCAAGAACACCGGTGACACCACCATCAACAGCTGGACCGTCGAGTGGGACTACCCCTCCGGCACCCGGGTGACCTCGGCCTGGGACGCCACGGTCACCAGCTCCGGCAACCACTGGACCGGCAAGAACGTCGGCTGGAACGGCACTCTCGCCCCCGGTGCCAGCATCAGCTTCGGCTTCAACGGCGCCGGCTCCGGCGCCCCCTCCGGCTGCAAGATCAACGGCGGCTCCTGCGACGGCGGCACCCAGCCCGGCGACAATCCCCCCTCGGCCCCGGGCGCCCCCGCCGCCTCGAACATCACCGAGACCTCGCTGACCCTGAACTGGGGCGCCGCCACTGACGACAAGGGCATCAAGAACTACGACGTCTACCGCAACGGCGCCAAGGTCGCCACGGTCACCGGCACCAGCCACGCCGAGACCGGCCTGACCAAGGGCACCACGTACAGCTACAACGTGGTCGCCCGCGACACCGCCGACCAGACCGGCGCCTCGTCCGTCCACGTGTCGTTCACCACCCCCGGCGGACCCGTCGACCCGCCGCCCCCGGGCGGCCCGGTCAAGCTCGGATACTTCACCAACTGGGGCGTCTACGGACGCAACTACCACGTGAAGAACCTGGTCACCTCGGGCACCGCGAGCAAGATCACGCACATCAACTACGCCTTCGGCAACGTCCAGAACGGCGCGTGCACGATCGGTGACGCCTACGCCGACTACGACAAGGCCTACACCGCCGACCAGAGCGTCGACGGGGTCGCCGACACCTGGGACCAGTCCCTGCGCGGCAACTTCAACCAGCTGCGCAAGCTGAAGAAGCAGTACCCGCACATCAAGGTGCTGTGGTCGTTCGGCGGCTGGACCTGGTCCGGCGGGTTCCCGCAGGCCGTGGCCAACCCGACCGCCTTCGCCAACTCCTGCTACAACCTGGTCGAGGACCCGCGCTGGGCCGATGTCTTCGACGGCATCGACCTCGACTGGGAGTACCCCAACGCCTGCGGTCTGAGCTGCGACACCTCCGGTGCCGCCGCCTTCAGGAACATGATGCAGGCCATGCGCGCCAAGTTCGGCCCGAACAACCTGGTCACCGCCGCCATCACCGCCGACGCCTCCAACGGCGGCAAGATCGACGCGGCCGACTACGGCGGCGCCGCCCAGTACACCGACTTCTACAACGTCATGACCTACGACTTCTTCGGCGCCTGGGCGGCCCAGGGCCCGACCGCCCCGCACTCCCCGCTCACCTCGTACGCCGGCATCCCGCAGGCCGGCTTCAACTCCGCCGAGGCCATCGCCAAGCTCAAGGCCAAGGGGGTCCCGGGCAGCAAGCTCAACCTGGGCGTCGGCTTCTACGGCCGCGGCTGGACCGGCGTCACCCAGGCGGCGCCCGGCGGCACCGCCACCGGCCCGGCCCCGGGCACGTACGAGCAGGGCATCGAGGACTACAAGGTGCTCAAGAACAGCTGCCCGGCCACCGGCACCATCGCCGGCACCGCCTACGCCAAGTGCGGCAGCAACTGGTGGAGCTACGACACCCCGGCCACCATCGCCGGAAAGATGAGCTGGGCCAAGCAGCAGGGACTGCGCGGCGCCTTCTACTGGGAATTCAGCGGCGACACGGCCAACGGTGAGCTGGCCAACGCCGTCCACGCCGGACTCCAGTAA
- a CDS encoding response regulator → MTIRVVVAEDQSAVRAGLVLILRSAGDIEVAGEAGDGEEAVRLARELRPDLVLMDVQMPKLDGVSATRTVVAEGLADVLVLTTFDLDEYVFGALRAGAAGFLLKNADARELIEAVRTVARGEGLIAPAVTRRLIAEFAAPKPVRAARPAEHAAVAALTRREREVLSCLGEGLSNAEIAVRLEMAEATVKTHVSRLLGKLELRSRVQAAVLAQELGI, encoded by the coding sequence ATGACCATCCGCGTGGTGGTGGCGGAGGACCAGTCGGCGGTACGGGCCGGGCTGGTGCTGATCTTGCGCAGCGCGGGCGACATCGAGGTGGCGGGCGAGGCCGGGGACGGTGAGGAGGCGGTCCGGCTGGCCCGGGAGCTGCGGCCGGACCTGGTGCTGATGGACGTCCAGATGCCGAAGCTCGACGGGGTCTCGGCCACCCGCACGGTGGTGGCGGAAGGCCTGGCCGATGTCCTGGTGCTCACCACCTTCGATCTGGACGAGTACGTGTTCGGGGCGCTGCGGGCGGGGGCGGCGGGCTTCCTGCTGAAGAACGCGGACGCGCGGGAGCTGATCGAGGCGGTGCGGACGGTGGCCCGCGGGGAAGGCCTGATCGCGCCGGCGGTGACCCGCCGGCTGATCGCGGAGTTCGCGGCGCCCAAGCCGGTACGGGCGGCCCGCCCGGCGGAGCACGCGGCGGTGGCGGCGCTGACCCGGCGGGAGCGGGAGGTGCTGTCCTGCCTGGGCGAGGGTCTGTCGAACGCGGAGATCGCGGTGCGGCTGGAGATGGCGGAGGCGACGGTGAAGACGCACGTCAGCAGGCTGCTGGGGAAGCTGGAGCTGCGTAGCCGGGTGCAAGCGGCCGTGCTGGCACAGGAGTTGGGGATCTAG
- a CDS encoding 3-hydroxyacyl-CoA dehydrogenase family protein, giving the protein MAGKLAVIGAGLMGSGIAQVSAQAGWDVVLRDVTTEALTRGTDGIKASYDKFVAKGKLAAEDAEAALARITTTTDLDGVADADIVVEAVFEKLEVKHEIFRALDKLVREDAVLASNTSAIPITKIAAVTERPERVVGAHFFSPVPMMQLCELVRGYKTSDETLATTRAFAESVGKTCIVVNRDVAGFVTTRLISALVVEAAKLYESGVASAEDIDIACKLGFGHAMGPLATADLTGVDILLHATSNIYTESQDEKFAPPELMRRMVDAGDIGRKSGQGFYKH; this is encoded by the coding sequence GTGGCTGGGAAGCTCGCCGTCATCGGTGCCGGGCTGATGGGTTCGGGAATCGCTCAGGTCTCCGCTCAGGCAGGCTGGGACGTGGTCCTGCGCGATGTCACGACCGAGGCGCTCACCCGCGGTACCGACGGCATCAAGGCCTCGTACGACAAGTTCGTCGCCAAGGGCAAGCTCGCCGCCGAGGACGCCGAGGCGGCCCTCGCGCGGATCACCACCACCACCGACCTGGACGGGGTCGCGGACGCGGACATCGTCGTCGAGGCCGTCTTCGAGAAGCTCGAGGTCAAGCACGAGATCTTCCGTGCCCTCGACAAGCTGGTGCGCGAGGACGCCGTGCTGGCCTCCAACACCTCCGCCATCCCGATCACCAAGATCGCGGCCGTGACGGAGCGCCCGGAGCGGGTCGTCGGCGCCCACTTCTTCTCGCCGGTCCCGATGATGCAGCTGTGTGAGCTGGTCCGCGGCTACAAGACCAGCGACGAGACCCTCGCCACCACCCGCGCCTTCGCCGAGTCGGTCGGCAAGACCTGCATCGTCGTCAACCGCGACGTGGCCGGCTTCGTGACCACCCGTCTGATCTCCGCGCTGGTCGTCGAAGCGGCGAAGTTGTACGAATCGGGCGTGGCCTCCGCCGAGGACATCGACATCGCGTGCAAGCTGGGCTTCGGGCATGCGATGGGTCCCCTCGCCACCGCCGATCTGACGGGCGTGGACATCCTGCTGCACGCCACCAGCAACATCTACACGGAGTCCCAGGACGAGAAGTTCGCGCCGCCGGAGCTGATGCGCCGCATGGTGGACGCGGGCGACATCGGCCGCAAGAGCGGCCAGGGCTTCTACAAGCACTGA
- a CDS encoding STAS domain-containing protein gives MHIRGDHAELAVGGRLDVRSAADARTALHSALDDGAGDLVLDLTGLDSWDATGLGVIMGAHRRAGRTGRRLVLRGVPPQMQRLLVATRLHRILAIEGGLEAESLPRV, from the coding sequence ATGCACATCAGGGGCGACCACGCCGAACTCGCTGTCGGGGGCCGCCTCGACGTGCGCAGCGCGGCCGACGCCCGTACCGCCCTGCACTCCGCCCTCGACGACGGCGCCGGTGACCTCGTGCTCGACCTCACCGGCCTCGACTCCTGGGACGCCACCGGTCTCGGCGTCATCATGGGCGCCCACCGGCGGGCCGGCCGGACCGGGCGGCGCCTGGTGCTGCGCGGGGTGCCGCCGCAGATGCAGCGGCTCCTGGTGGCCACCCGGCTGCACCGGATCCTCGCCATCGAGGGCGGTCTGGAGGCCGAGTCCCTGCCACGGGTGTGA
- a CDS encoding sensor histidine kinase, giving the protein MPLFRPHPHDVLLCVISVLAGLVLWSLGLYTTTFRDLLPAWAALVPLAVMGVVELFRRTAPQPALLIGTAALIADQLTVGNLATVFMFTDVMYAAVVYGHPAMARRLPIVTGVITVVATLLSVALLRTPESVLIGVVTGIVCFGPALTGASVRYHREAADAARLRAEQTALLAEMDRKAAIVAERARMARELHDMVANHLSAIAIHSTAALSIDSADTSREALGVIRENSVQGLSEMRRLIGLLRQAGAEQEPVAVPSLDGLAALLDQARATGAASGLEFVLEDTRPAGGEPLPAPVELAAYRIVQESVTNALKHAAPGPVRVLIGRSGALLTVRVDSPYGDRPGPRAPGSGAGLVGMRERTELLGGEFAAGPAEPVGAAGATGTVWQVRAVLPAEEKAVEA; this is encoded by the coding sequence ATGCCACTGTTCCGCCCCCACCCCCACGACGTACTGCTCTGCGTGATCAGCGTGCTCGCCGGCCTGGTGCTCTGGTCGCTGGGGCTCTACACCACAACCTTCCGGGACCTGCTGCCCGCGTGGGCGGCCCTGGTGCCCCTGGCGGTGATGGGCGTAGTGGAGCTGTTCCGGCGGACCGCCCCGCAGCCCGCGCTGCTGATCGGGACCGCGGCGCTGATCGCGGACCAGCTCACCGTGGGGAACCTGGCCACCGTCTTCATGTTCACGGACGTGATGTACGCGGCCGTGGTCTACGGGCACCCCGCCATGGCCCGCCGGCTGCCGATCGTCACCGGCGTGATCACCGTCGTGGCCACCCTGCTCTCGGTGGCCTTGCTGCGCACCCCGGAGTCGGTGCTGATCGGGGTGGTGACCGGAATCGTCTGCTTCGGTCCGGCGCTGACCGGGGCCTCGGTGCGCTACCACCGCGAGGCGGCGGACGCGGCCCGGCTGCGGGCGGAGCAGACCGCGCTGCTGGCCGAGATGGACCGGAAGGCGGCGATCGTCGCCGAGCGGGCCCGGATGGCCCGGGAACTACACGACATGGTCGCCAACCATCTGTCCGCCATCGCCATCCACTCCACCGCGGCGCTGTCCATCGACTCCGCCGACACCAGCCGGGAAGCGCTGGGGGTGATCCGGGAGAACAGCGTCCAGGGCCTGTCCGAGATGCGCCGGCTGATCGGGCTGCTGCGGCAGGCGGGGGCCGAGCAGGAGCCGGTCGCCGTGCCCTCGCTGGACGGGCTGGCGGCCCTGCTGGACCAGGCCCGGGCCACGGGTGCGGCGAGCGGGCTGGAGTTCGTGCTGGAGGACACCCGGCCGGCCGGCGGGGAGCCGCTCCCGGCCCCGGTGGAGCTGGCGGCGTACCGGATCGTGCAGGAGTCGGTGACCAATGCCCTCAAGCATGCGGCGCCGGGCCCGGTGCGGGTGCTGATCGGCCGGTCCGGCGCGCTGCTGACCGTACGGGTCGACAGCCCATACGGGGACCGGCCGGGGCCGCGGGCCCCCGGGTCGGGTGCCGGGCTGGTGGGCATGCGCGAGCGGACGGAGCTGCTGGGCGGGGAGTTCGCGGCGGGCCCGGCGGAACCGGTGGGTGCAGCGGGCGCGACCGGCACGGTGTGGCAGGTGCGGGCGGTTCTGCCCGCCGAGGAGAAGGCGGTGGAGGCATGA
- a CDS encoding DUF2550 domain-containing protein yields the protein MLLALLVSGLVVALVVIGLFVFGLRRRLIQRSGGTFDCSLRWGVAEEPDLSGKGWVYGVARYSGDRIEWFRVFSYSPRPRRMLERDSIEVLARRAPEGEEELALLSDAVVLGCLHRGTRLELAMSEDALTGFLAWLEAAPPGQRVNVA from the coding sequence ATGCTCCTCGCTCTGCTTGTGAGCGGCCTGGTCGTAGCCCTGGTGGTGATCGGGCTCTTTGTGTTCGGGCTGCGCCGGCGGCTCATCCAGCGTTCCGGCGGAACGTTCGACTGTTCGCTGCGCTGGGGCGTGGCGGAGGAGCCGGACCTCTCCGGCAAGGGCTGGGTGTACGGGGTGGCCCGCTACAGCGGCGACCGGATCGAGTGGTTCCGGGTGTTCTCGTACTCGCCCCGGCCGCGCCGGATGCTGGAGCGCGACTCCATCGAGGTGCTGGCCCGCCGTGCCCCGGAGGGGGAAGAGGAGCTGGCCCTGCTGTCCGACGCGGTCGTGCTCGGCTGTCTCCACCGGGGGACCCGCCTGGAGCTGGCGATGAGCGAGGACGCGCTGACCGGCTTCCTGGCCTGGCTGGAGGCGGCGCCGCCCGGCCAGAGGGTGAATGTCGCCTGA
- the atpD gene encoding F0F1 ATP synthase subunit beta: protein MTTSVETAAATGRVARVIGPVVDVEFPVDAMPEIYNALTVQVADPAEDGALKTLTLEVAQHLGDGVVRTISMQPTDGLVRQAAVTDTGTGITVPVGDFTKGKVFNTLGEVLNYPEANSEVTERWAIHRKAPNFDELESKTEMFETGVKVIDLLTPYVKGGKIGLFGGAGVGKTVLIQEMIYRVANNHDGVSVFAGVGERTREGNDLIEEMTDSGVIDKTALVFGQMDEPPGTRLRVALAGLTMAEYFRDVQKQDVLFFIDNIFRYTQAGSEVSTLLGRMPSAVGYQPNLADEMGLLQERITSTRGHSITSMQAIYVPADDLTDPAPATTFAHLDATTVLSRPISEKGIYPAVDPLDSSSRILDPRYIAKDHYEAATRVKGILQKYKDLQDIIAILGIDELGEEDKLVVHRARRVERFLSQNTHVAKQFTGVDGSDVPLDESIAAFNAICDGDYDHFPEQAFFMCGGLEDLKANAKELGVS, encoded by the coding sequence ATGACGACCTCAGTTGAGACGGCTGCTGCCACGGGCCGCGTCGCCCGGGTCATCGGCCCGGTCGTCGACGTGGAGTTCCCCGTCGACGCGATGCCCGAGATTTACAACGCGCTGACCGTGCAGGTCGCGGACCCGGCCGAGGACGGCGCCCTCAAGACGCTGACCCTCGAGGTTGCCCAGCACCTGGGTGACGGCGTGGTCCGTACGATCTCCATGCAGCCCACCGACGGTCTGGTCCGCCAGGCCGCGGTCACCGACACGGGCACGGGCATCACCGTTCCGGTCGGCGACTTCACCAAGGGCAAGGTGTTCAACACCCTGGGTGAGGTGCTCAACTACCCGGAGGCCAACTCCGAGGTGACCGAGCGCTGGGCGATCCACCGCAAGGCCCCGAACTTCGACGAGCTCGAGTCGAAGACCGAGATGTTCGAGACCGGCGTCAAGGTCATCGACCTTCTCACCCCGTACGTCAAGGGTGGAAAGATCGGTCTGTTCGGTGGTGCCGGTGTCGGCAAGACCGTTCTGATCCAGGAAATGATCTACCGCGTCGCCAACAACCACGACGGTGTGTCGGTGTTCGCGGGTGTCGGTGAGCGTACCCGTGAGGGCAACGACCTCATCGAGGAGATGACCGACTCGGGCGTCATCGACAAGACCGCCCTTGTCTTCGGCCAGATGGACGAGCCCCCGGGCACCCGTCTGCGCGTCGCCCTGGCCGGTCTGACCATGGCGGAGTACTTCCGCGATGTTCAGAAGCAGGACGTGCTCTTCTTCATCGACAACATCTTCCGGTACACCCAGGCCGGTTCCGAGGTGTCGACCCTGCTCGGCCGTATGCCCTCCGCGGTGGGTTACCAGCCGAACCTGGCCGACGAGATGGGTCTCCTCCAGGAGCGCATCACCTCGACCCGTGGTCACTCGATCACGTCGATGCAGGCGATCTACGTCCCCGCTGACGACCTGACCGACCCGGCGCCGGCCACCACCTTCGCCCACCTCGACGCGACGACGGTTCTCTCCCGTCCGATCTCCGAGAAGGGCATCTACCCGGCCGTGGACCCGCTGGACTCCTCGTCCCGCATCCTCGACCCGCGGTACATCGCGAAGGACCACTACGAGGCCGCGACCCGCGTCAAGGGGATCCTGCAGAAGTACAAGGACCTCCAGGACATCATCGCGATCCTCGGTATCGACGAGCTGGGCGAGGAGGACAAGCTCGTTGTCCACCGTGCCCGTCGTGTCGAGCGCTTCCTGTCCCAGAACACGCACGTCGCCAAGCAGTTCACCGGCGTCGACGGTTCGGACGTCCCGCTCGACGAGTCGATCGCCGCGTTCAACGCGATCTGCGACGGTGACTACGACCACTTCCCCGAGCAGGCGTTCTTCATGTGCGGTGGCCTCGAAGACCTCAAGGCCAACGCCAAGGAGCTGGGCGTCTCCTGA
- a CDS encoding F0F1 ATP synthase subunit epsilon → MAAELHVELVAADRNVWSGEATLVVARTTSGDIGVMPGHQPLLGVLESGPVTIRTSEGGTVVAAVHGGFISFADNKLSLLAEIAELADEIDVQRAERALERAKSEADSAAERRADVRLRAVAGH, encoded by the coding sequence TTGGCTGCTGAGCTGCACGTCGAGCTGGTCGCGGCGGACCGGAATGTCTGGTCCGGCGAGGCCACCCTGGTCGTCGCCCGCACCACGTCCGGCGACATCGGCGTCATGCCCGGTCACCAGCCGCTTCTCGGCGTGCTGGAATCGGGCCCGGTGACCATCCGTACCAGCGAGGGCGGCACGGTCGTCGCCGCGGTGCACGGCGGATTCATCTCGTTCGCGGACAACAAGCTGTCCCTGCTGGCCGAGATCGCCGAGCTCGCGGACGAGATCGACGTCCAGCGGGCGGAGCGGGCACTGGAGCGCGCGAAGTCGGAGGCCGATTCGGCCGCCGAGCGTCGCGCCGATGTCCGGCTGCGCGCGGTCGCGGGGCACTGA